A stretch of the Bacillus sp. B-jedd genome encodes the following:
- a CDS encoding metal ABC transporter permease has translation MISGLLKYEFLQNAFLSGALIGMIAPLLGVFIVVRRLSLIADALSHVTLSGIAASLLLEKKLGLAGSLNPLYMGMAFSVGGSLFIEKLRSVYKHYQELAIPIILSGGIGAGVIFISLADGFNADLFSYLFGSVTAVSRADVWIIAAISAFVIIVIVMLYKELFLLSFDEEHAKASGIAAKAIHFIFIVMVALVIAASMRIVGILLVSSLMTLPVAASIRLAKGFKQAIFLSIIFGELSVMGGLFAAYYLDLAPGGTIVMLAIAILCGAIIFKKMGLKRINQ, from the coding sequence ATGATCAGCGGACTGCTCAAGTATGAATTTTTGCAAAATGCATTTCTTTCAGGCGCCTTAATCGGAATGATTGCACCTTTATTGGGAGTATTCATTGTGGTTCGGAGGCTTTCCTTAATAGCCGATGCATTAAGCCATGTAACATTATCAGGAATCGCGGCAAGTCTGCTGCTTGAGAAAAAGCTGGGCCTTGCGGGCTCGTTAAATCCACTTTACATGGGAATGGCCTTTTCTGTCGGAGGATCGTTATTCATCGAAAAGCTGCGGAGTGTGTATAAACATTATCAGGAATTAGCCATTCCGATTATTCTTTCAGGCGGGATTGGGGCAGGCGTCATTTTCATTTCTTTGGCTGACGGCTTCAATGCCGATCTGTTCAGCTATTTATTCGGCAGTGTCACCGCCGTCAGCAGGGCGGATGTCTGGATTATCGCGGCAATTAGCGCTTTCGTTATTATTGTTATTGTGATGCTATATAAAGAACTGTTCCTGTTATCTTTTGATGAAGAGCATGCAAAGGCATCCGGGATAGCAGCCAAAGCCATTCATTTTATTTTTATTGTCATGGTGGCACTTGTCATTGCAGCCTCCATGAGAATAGTCGGTATTCTCCTTGTATCATCGCTCATGACACTTCCGGTTGCCGCCAGCATAAGGCTGGCAAAAGGGTTTAAGCAGGCAATTTTCCTGTCGATCATTTTTGGTGAATTGTCGGTCATGGGCGGCCTGTTTGCCGCTTATTATCTCGATTTGGCTCCAGGCGGGACGATTGTCATGCTTGCTATTGCCATCCTTTGTGGAGCGATTATCTTTAAAAAAATGGGTTTAAAGAGAATAAATCAGTAG
- a CDS encoding metal ABC transporter ATP-binding protein: MGDMPIIEIKGLSYRYEKEMVLENINLSVPRGAFLGIVGPNGSGKSTLLKLLLGLMQPQSGQIRLFGKDIKGFTEWEKIGYVSQKANSFNSGFPATVHEVVSSGLTRKMGLFRFMGAKERKKVHQALESVGMSSFSGKNIGELSGGQQQRVFIARALVSEPELLILDEPTVGVDSRHVNAFYEMLEELNKQRGITLLLVTHDIGTISEKVTHVACLNKHLHFHGNADEFEDFAKHDFTDLYGHEVHLLSHHHHGEAGR; the protein is encoded by the coding sequence ATGGGCGATATGCCAATTATTGAAATAAAGGGACTTTCATACAGATATGAAAAAGAGATGGTCCTTGAAAATATTAATTTGTCTGTCCCAAGGGGAGCCTTTCTCGGCATTGTCGGCCCAAATGGTTCGGGGAAATCCACACTGTTAAAACTCCTTCTGGGCCTCATGCAACCCCAATCTGGTCAAATCCGTCTTTTTGGCAAGGATATAAAGGGTTTTACGGAGTGGGAGAAAATAGGATATGTCTCACAAAAGGCAAATTCCTTCAATTCAGGATTTCCTGCGACTGTCCATGAAGTTGTCTCGAGTGGGCTCACAAGAAAAATGGGCCTGTTCCGCTTTATGGGTGCGAAAGAGCGTAAAAAAGTTCACCAGGCCCTTGAATCTGTGGGAATGTCCAGTTTTTCCGGAAAAAATATTGGGGAACTGTCAGGTGGCCAGCAACAGCGGGTATTCATAGCCCGTGCTCTTGTCAGCGAGCCGGAACTGCTGATTCTTGATGAACCTACCGTTGGTGTCGATTCACGGCATGTCAACGCGTTTTATGAAATGCTGGAAGAGTTGAACAAACAGAGAGGGATCACTCTACTGCTTGTTACGCACGATATTGGGACAATTTCCGAAAAAGTAACACATGTCGCGTGCTTGAATAAACATCTTCATTTTCATGGCAATGCTGACGAGTTTGAAGATTTCGCAAAGCATGATTTCACCGATTTATACGGCCATGAAGTGCACCTTCTTAGCCATCACCACCATGGGGAGGCTGGAAGATGA
- a CDS encoding DUF2624 domain-containing protein: protein MKIFENIINHKINTISAGELLTYADQFGISINRAQAEKIAGYLRGRQVNIFESSQRATIIKEIAKIAGPDTAKEVNKLFIQFTK from the coding sequence ATGAAGATTTTTGAAAATATTATCAATCATAAAATTAATACGATTTCTGCTGGGGAATTGCTGACATATGCAGATCAATTCGGCATTTCGATTAATCGCGCGCAGGCTGAAAAAATAGCCGGATACTTACGGGGTAGACAAGTAAATATTTTCGAAAGCAGCCAAAGGGCAACTATCATTAAGGAAATCGCAAAAATAGCCGGTCCTGATACCGCCAAAGAAGTGAACAAACTTTTCATCCAATTTACGAAATAG
- a CDS encoding deoxyribonuclease IV has protein sequence MLKIGSHVSMSGKDMLLAASREAVSYGSNTFMIYTGAPQNTRRKKIEELNIEAGRKHMEEHGIGDIVVHAPYIINIGNTTNPATFELGVSFLRSEINRTEAIGANQIVLHPGAHVGAGTEAGIKKIVEGLNEVITGNEKVQVALETMAGKGSECGKTFEELAMIIDGVNYNDQISVCFDTCHTHDAGYDIVNDFDGVLNEFDKIIGIDRLKVLHINDSKNTVGMRKDRHENIGYGHIGFNALSYIVHHPQLIHVPKILETPYIGEDKKNQAPPYKHEIEMLRNKIFNPELKGIAANV, from the coding sequence ATGTTGAAGATTGGCTCACACGTTTCAATGAGCGGTAAAGATATGCTTCTAGCGGCGAGCAGGGAAGCCGTTTCCTATGGGTCAAACACATTTATGATTTACACCGGTGCGCCGCAAAATACGAGGAGAAAGAAAATTGAAGAGCTGAATATCGAAGCCGGCAGAAAGCATATGGAGGAACATGGAATCGGCGATATTGTCGTCCATGCCCCCTACATCATTAATATTGGCAATACAACCAATCCGGCAACTTTTGAGCTTGGCGTTTCCTTTTTGCGCTCGGAAATTAACAGGACGGAGGCGATTGGTGCGAACCAAATCGTTCTTCACCCTGGAGCCCATGTCGGGGCTGGCACTGAAGCGGGGATTAAAAAAATCGTTGAGGGCCTGAACGAAGTGATTACCGGAAATGAAAAAGTGCAGGTTGCGCTTGAAACGATGGCAGGGAAGGGCTCGGAGTGCGGAAAGACATTCGAGGAACTGGCAATGATCATTGATGGAGTCAATTACAATGACCAGATTTCTGTTTGCTTTGATACATGCCATACGCATGATGCGGGTTATGACATTGTCAATGATTTCGATGGAGTGTTAAACGAGTTTGATAAAATTATCGGGATTGATCGGCTTAAGGTCCTTCATATCAATGACAGCAAAAATACGGTAGGAATGAGAAAGGACCGACATGAAAATATCGGTTATGGCCACATTGGCTTTAATGCCTTAAGCTACATCGTCCATCATCCGCAGCTTATCCATGTCCCAAAGATTCTTGAGACACCTTATATTGGGGAAGACAAGAAGAACCAGGCGCCTCCTTATAAACATGAGATTGAAATGCTGCGCAATAAAATTTTCAATCCGGAGTTAAAAGGAATTGCCGCAAACGTATAA
- a CDS encoding DEAD/DEAH box helicase: MDGKKFERFGLKPFLLKTVNSLGFASPTEIQEQMIPAALKGESAIGQSRTGTGKTHSYLLPIMQKLEPGRQEVQAVITAPTRELATQIYQQFLNAAEQYEGPEKIIIKNYIGGTDKQKAIEKLKTQPHIVIGTPSRIFDLVKEQALFVHTSRTLVIDEADLMLEMGFLEDVDRIASRMPEKLQMLVFSATIPEKLKPFLKKYMENPKYIHIQPDKKAAENLEHLLFPSRHRDKKGIVFEILQAINPYLAIVFTNTKKMADEVADSLIGKGMKVGRVHGDLNPRERKKMMKQIQDLEYQYIVATDLAARGIDIEGVSHVINYELPTDLDFYIHRVGRTARAGYSGIAITVYEQSDEDALNRLEKMGISFKHVDLGKEGLIEIGERNKRRTRKRTETEIEKTAKSMVRSPEKVKPGYKKKMKAEMDKIKKRQNRLSKKK, translated from the coding sequence ATGGACGGAAAAAAATTTGAACGGTTTGGATTAAAACCGTTTTTGCTAAAAACAGTCAATTCCCTCGGCTTTGCCTCTCCCACTGAAATCCAGGAGCAGATGATTCCGGCAGCTTTAAAGGGTGAAAGTGCCATAGGGCAATCCAGGACAGGGACAGGCAAAACCCATTCATACCTCTTGCCAATTATGCAAAAGCTCGAACCAGGCAGGCAAGAAGTCCAGGCAGTCATCACAGCTCCAACCAGGGAGCTTGCGACTCAGATTTATCAACAGTTTTTAAACGCGGCGGAGCAATACGAAGGACCGGAAAAAATAATCATCAAAAATTATATAGGCGGTACCGATAAGCAAAAAGCGATTGAGAAATTGAAGACACAGCCGCATATCGTAATTGGCACCCCATCACGTATTTTCGACTTGGTTAAGGAACAGGCTTTATTCGTCCATACATCGCGCACGCTCGTTATCGATGAAGCTGATCTTATGCTTGAGATGGGCTTTCTCGAAGATGTTGACAGAATCGCTTCCCGAATGCCTGAAAAGCTGCAGATGCTGGTTTTTTCAGCAACGATACCAGAAAAGCTCAAGCCTTTCTTGAAGAAATACATGGAAAATCCTAAATATATTCATATCCAGCCGGATAAGAAAGCTGCTGAAAACTTGGAGCATCTTCTGTTTCCATCAAGACACAGGGATAAAAAAGGCATCGTTTTTGAAATCCTCCAAGCTATAAATCCTTACCTTGCGATTGTTTTTACAAATACGAAAAAAATGGCTGACGAGGTTGCCGATTCCCTGATTGGAAAAGGGATGAAGGTAGGCAGGGTTCATGGCGATCTTAATCCGCGGGAACGGAAGAAGATGATGAAGCAAATTCAGGATTTGGAATACCAATACATTGTGGCCACAGATTTAGCTGCAAGGGGAATAGATATTGAGGGCGTCAGCCACGTAATCAATTATGAGCTGCCAACTGACCTTGACTTTTATATTCACCGCGTTGGCAGGACCGCCAGGGCTGGTTACTCTGGAATCGCGATTACGGTTTATGAACAATCAGATGAAGATGCTTTAAACAGGCTTGAGAAAATGGGCATTTCGTTCAAACATGTTGACTTGGGTAAGGAAGGGCTAATCGAAATAGGCGAACGGAATAAACGAAGAACACGTAAACGTACAGAAACAGAAATCGAGAAAACGGCCAAATCAATGGTAAGATCGCCTGAAAAAGTAAAACCTGGATATAAGAAAAAAATGAAAGCCGAAATGGATAAAATTAAAAAACGCCAAAATCGGCTAAGCAAAAAGAAATAA
- the vrrA gene encoding VrrA/YqfQ family protein, whose product MPPMPQMPMPRPGGFGRQPMAPRFARQSGFPAPPRGPNMGPMNMMQPQQPSRGGGLLARLLGGAGRNQGIASTTRAATQGQTGAGSVLKSLGNPDTINTFLANTQNVINTAQKFGPLIEQYGPLIKNLPSMWKLYRGIKASDSQSEEATETKKNEKPAGGQEIDKRRKNRNTSSQEKSTDNLEQDGTESAEENTSIRNRSKREGKGESRPKLFF is encoded by the coding sequence ATGCCACCTATGCCGCAAATGCCAATGCCAAGACCGGGAGGATTTGGCCGACAGCCAATGGCCCCGCGGTTTGCCCGTCAGTCCGGCTTCCCTGCGCCGCCCCGCGGCCCTAACATGGGACCGATGAATATGATGCAGCCGCAGCAGCCCTCAAGAGGCGGGGGTCTCCTTGCCAGGTTACTTGGGGGCGCAGGCCGTAACCAAGGAATTGCATCAACTACACGGGCTGCGACACAAGGACAGACTGGTGCGGGATCAGTTTTGAAATCGCTTGGAAATCCGGATACGATTAACACTTTCCTGGCAAATACACAAAATGTGATTAATACTGCCCAGAAATTCGGTCCGCTCATCGAACAGTACGGCCCTCTAATCAAGAACCTGCCTTCGATGTGGAAACTTTATCGCGGGATTAAAGCCAGTGACAGCCAGTCAGAAGAAGCAACAGAAACAAAGAAGAATGAAAAACCTGCCGGCGGCCAGGAAATTGATAAAAGAAGGAAAAACAGAAACACAAGCAGTCAGGAGAAAAGCACGGACAACTTGGAGCAAGACGGGACCGAGTCAGCTGAGGAAAACACCTCCATCAGAAATAGGAGTAAAAGGGAAGGCAAGGGCGAGTCGAGGCCGAAATTGTTTTTCTGA
- a CDS encoding 4-hydroxy-3-methylbut-2-enyl diphosphate reductase produces the protein MNVIKISPRGYCYGVVDAMVIARNAALDKSLPRPIYILGMIVHNKHVTDAFAEEGIITLDGNNRREILEKVEKGTVIFTAHGISPEVRNLAKEKGLIALDATCPDVTKTHDLIHAKEAEGYKVIYIGKKGHPEPEGAVGVAAPGTVFLVETEADVDALELNHDKIIVTNQTTMSQWDVADIMKKVEEKYPHVEVHKEICMATQVRQEAVAEQAGQADVLIVVGDPKSNNSNRLAQVSEEIAGTKAYRIADISELDLEWLKGATTVAVTAGASTPTPITKEVIAFLEKYDPEEPATWILEKNVPLSKILPKVKNPEARI, from the coding sequence ATGAATGTCATTAAAATTTCACCTCGCGGCTATTGCTATGGCGTTGTCGATGCCATGGTAATCGCAAGGAACGCGGCTTTAGATAAATCCCTTCCCAGGCCAATCTACATCCTAGGGATGATTGTTCATAATAAACATGTTACGGACGCTTTCGCGGAAGAAGGCATCATCACGTTAGACGGCAATAACCGTCGGGAAATACTCGAGAAAGTTGAAAAGGGAACGGTCATATTCACAGCCCACGGCATCTCGCCAGAAGTCAGGAACCTTGCAAAGGAAAAAGGGCTGATCGCCCTCGATGCCACCTGTCCGGATGTAACTAAAACGCATGATTTGATCCATGCTAAGGAAGCTGAAGGCTATAAGGTTATTTATATTGGCAAAAAGGGGCATCCCGAACCGGAGGGAGCTGTCGGAGTGGCAGCGCCAGGCACCGTCTTCCTCGTCGAAACAGAAGCGGATGTCGATGCACTGGAACTGAATCACGATAAAATCATCGTGACAAACCAGACAACCATGAGCCAATGGGACGTTGCGGATATTATGAAAAAGGTAGAAGAAAAATATCCTCATGTGGAAGTTCACAAAGAAATTTGCATGGCTACTCAGGTCAGGCAGGAAGCGGTTGCCGAGCAAGCTGGGCAGGCAGATGTTTTAATTGTCGTTGGTGACCCTAAAAGCAATAACTCCAACAGGCTGGCTCAGGTTTCAGAAGAAATAGCAGGAACAAAGGCTTATCGGATTGCAGATATAAGTGAACTTGACCTTGAGTGGCTAAAGGGTGCGACAACAGTCGCTGTAACCGCAGGAGCGTCAACCCCTACCCCAATTACGAAGGAAGTCATTGCTTTCCTTGAAAAATATGACCCGGAAGAACCCGCAACATGGATTCTGGAAAAGAATGTCCCTCTTTCTAAAATCCTGCCGAAGGTCAAAAATCCGGAAGCACGAATTTAA
- a CDS encoding Nif3-like dinuclear metal center hexameric protein has product MKKINGHEIIGLLEKFSPKEYAMEGDKVGLQIGRLNQPVDRVLIALDLVEEVVEEAIEKNIQLIIAHHPPIYRPLAKLATDTAQGRIIEKLIKHDIAVYAAHTNLDVATGGVNDMLAEALGLQNSEVLVPTFEEKLKKIAVFVPVESADAVREALGHAGAGSIGEYSNCSYSSSGTGRFLPGEGANPFIGHKGKIEEVEEIKIETIVPERLMKKVVTAMLKAHPYEEPAYDIYQLVNRGETLGLGRIGTIKEMTLKDFADKVKTDLGVERVRVVGNLKDKVKKVAVLGGDGNKYFSQAKFKGADVYVTGDIYYHVAHDGLMLGLNMVDPGHNVEKIMKKGLAAILTRMSEETGYSVEVLASEIDTDPFQIV; this is encoded by the coding sequence TTGAAAAAAATAAATGGACATGAAATCATCGGCCTTCTGGAAAAGTTTTCACCAAAGGAATACGCAATGGAAGGCGACAAGGTCGGCCTGCAAATTGGCAGGCTTAATCAGCCGGTCGATCGGGTGTTAATTGCCCTCGATTTGGTTGAAGAGGTTGTGGAGGAAGCAATTGAAAAAAATATTCAGTTGATCATCGCCCATCATCCGCCAATCTACAGGCCGTTGGCAAAGCTTGCAACCGATACAGCACAAGGCCGAATCATTGAGAAGCTCATTAAGCATGATATAGCTGTCTATGCGGCCCATACCAACCTCGATGTCGCAACAGGCGGGGTTAATGATATGCTGGCAGAAGCGCTCGGTTTGCAAAATTCCGAGGTTCTCGTGCCCACTTTTGAAGAAAAGCTAAAAAAGATTGCGGTCTTTGTTCCTGTGGAATCTGCCGATGCTGTCAGGGAAGCACTCGGACACGCAGGAGCTGGCTCCATTGGTGAATACAGCAATTGTTCATATTCCTCGTCCGGAACTGGAAGGTTTCTTCCTGGGGAAGGGGCGAATCCATTTATTGGCCATAAAGGGAAAATTGAAGAGGTTGAGGAAATAAAAATTGAAACCATTGTTCCTGAAAGGCTTATGAAAAAGGTTGTCACAGCGATGCTGAAGGCCCATCCATATGAAGAACCGGCATATGATATTTATCAGCTCGTAAATAGGGGGGAAACACTGGGGCTGGGCAGGATAGGCACGATTAAGGAAATGACCCTGAAGGATTTCGCTGATAAGGTTAAAACAGATTTAGGTGTAGAAAGAGTAAGAGTTGTCGGGAACCTTAAAGACAAAGTTAAAAAAGTCGCCGTGCTCGGCGGCGACGGAAATAAGTACTTTTCACAAGCTAAATTCAAAGGCGCGGATGTATATGTAACCGGCGATATCTATTATCATGTCGCTCACGATGGCCTAATGCTGGGATTGAATATGGTCGATCCAGGCCATAACGTGGAAAAAATAATGAAAAAAGGACTTGCGGCAATTCTAACCCGAATGAGTGAAGAAACGGGATATAGCGTAGAAGTTCTTGCCTCAGAAATCGATACGGACCCATTCCAAATAGTATAA
- a CDS encoding tRNA (adenine(22)-N(1))-methyltransferase, whose protein sequence is MNAQQLSMRLATVAAFVPEGAKLADIGSDHAYLPCYLANKGLISSAIAGEVVEGPYLSAKKQVEAEGLDDIIQVRMGNGLEVISSNDADCITIAGMGGALIAEILEAGKDKLGQITRLVLQPNVSAISVREWLRDNGWELIDEAILEEDGKIYEILAAEKGIPDKPYESGLEKGLLFGPFLLKRKNEVFTKKWSFEKENWQRIVKQLDQARETEEAKKKKEEIFEKIKLVEEVLSH, encoded by the coding sequence ATGAATGCTCAGCAATTATCTATGAGGCTCGCGACAGTAGCAGCCTTTGTCCCGGAAGGCGCCAAGCTTGCGGATATAGGCTCGGACCATGCCTATCTCCCATGCTATCTTGCCAATAAGGGATTGATTTCTTCCGCCATCGCGGGAGAAGTCGTCGAAGGCCCCTACCTGTCCGCAAAAAAGCAGGTCGAGGCGGAAGGACTTGATGATATCATCCAAGTAAGGATGGGAAATGGGCTCGAAGTCATCAGCTCAAATGACGCAGACTGCATAACAATAGCCGGCATGGGCGGAGCCCTGATAGCAGAAATTCTTGAAGCCGGGAAAGATAAACTCGGACAGATTACCAGGCTGGTGCTACAGCCGAATGTCAGTGCGATTTCGGTAAGGGAATGGCTTCGTGATAATGGCTGGGAACTGATTGACGAGGCCATTCTAGAGGAAGACGGCAAAATATATGAAATCCTTGCTGCTGAAAAAGGAATTCCGGACAAGCCTTATGAAAGCGGCTTGGAAAAAGGGCTGTTATTTGGACCATTTCTTCTTAAACGAAAGAATGAAGTATTTACTAAGAAGTGGTCATTTGAAAAAGAAAACTGGCAAAGAATCGTCAAACAGCTTGATCAGGCCAGGGAGACTGAAGAGGCGAAAAAGAAAAAAGAAGAAATTTTTGAAAAGATAAAGTTGGTGGAGGAGGTACTTTCCCATTGA
- the cccA gene encoding cytochrome c550 yields MKNPVIPFIMIMVLGIGLMFVLSFKGLGDMKEVAKGDKAGGEKTTEVAKPDELYKAKGCIGCHGDNLEGKTGPKLSDIGSKLQEADIKDVILNGKGSMPKGLASGEEANALAKWLADKK; encoded by the coding sequence ATGAAAAATCCAGTTATTCCATTCATTATGATCATGGTATTGGGTATCGGGTTGATGTTTGTGCTTTCCTTCAAAGGTCTTGGTGATATGAAGGAGGTAGCCAAAGGCGACAAGGCCGGCGGTGAAAAGACGACAGAGGTGGCAAAGCCTGATGAGCTTTACAAGGCAAAAGGATGTATCGGCTGCCATGGCGACAATCTCGAAGGCAAAACAGGCCCGAAACTTAGCGATATCGGTTCAAAACTACAGGAAGCCGATATCAAAGACGTTATTTTGAATGGTAAAGGTTCAATGCCGAAGGGTCTGGCAAGCGGGGAAGAAGCCAATGCCCTGGCCAAATGGCTAGCGGATAAGAAATAA
- a CDS encoding acyl-CoA dehydrogenase family protein, which yields MNFDLTPEQEMIKKMMKEFVDEEVAPGALERDRSKKFPIEIFKKLGEMGIMGLPFPEEYGGGGADTVSFAIVTEELSRGCGSTGITYSAHISLGGAPINMFGTEEQKQKYLAPICTGESFGAFGLTEPNAGSDAGGTRTTAKLENGEWTINGSKCFITNASYAKHLALTAVTGEVNGEKEISAILVPTDATGFSIIDNYEKMGLHSSNTTELVMEDVMVPEENLLGKRGEGFKQFLITLDGGRIGIGAMAVGIAQAAYEKALQYSKERKQFGKPLSSFQAIQFKLADMAMKIELARNMVYKAAWLKDKGKSFTKEASMCKLYASEICMEVTDQAVQIHGGYGYMKDYHVERYMRDAKLLEIGEGTSEIQRIVIAREIGC from the coding sequence ATGAATTTCGATTTAACACCTGAACAGGAAATGATTAAAAAAATGATGAAAGAATTTGTTGATGAGGAAGTCGCTCCAGGTGCCCTGGAACGGGATAGATCAAAGAAATTTCCGATTGAGATTTTTAAAAAACTTGGAGAAATGGGCATCATGGGCCTTCCATTTCCTGAGGAATATGGCGGCGGCGGTGCTGATACGGTCAGTTTTGCCATCGTCACGGAAGAACTCAGCAGGGGATGCGGTTCAACAGGTATTACCTATTCCGCCCATATCTCGCTTGGCGGGGCACCAATCAATATGTTCGGGACAGAAGAACAAAAACAAAAGTACCTCGCTCCGATCTGCACAGGAGAATCATTTGGCGCCTTTGGGCTGACAGAGCCCAATGCCGGTTCGGATGCGGGCGGTACAAGGACGACGGCCAAACTGGAAAATGGCGAGTGGACCATTAACGGGAGTAAATGCTTTATTACTAATGCTAGCTATGCCAAACACTTGGCCTTAACGGCTGTTACCGGTGAAGTTAACGGGGAAAAAGAAATCAGCGCAATTCTTGTTCCAACTGACGCCACGGGTTTTTCGATAATAGACAATTATGAAAAGATGGGGCTGCATTCCTCCAACACAACAGAACTAGTTATGGAGGATGTCATGGTTCCCGAGGAAAATCTCCTTGGTAAGAGGGGAGAAGGTTTTAAGCAATTTCTGATTACGCTTGATGGGGGAAGAATTGGGATAGGGGCGATGGCCGTCGGAATTGCTCAGGCTGCTTATGAAAAGGCGTTGCAGTATTCCAAGGAACGGAAGCAATTCGGCAAACCGCTTTCCTCTTTTCAGGCAATCCAATTTAAACTTGCCGATATGGCCATGAAAATAGAACTTGCAAGAAATATGGTCTATAAAGCAGCATGGCTGAAGGACAAGGGGAAATCATTTACGAAAGAAGCTTCGATGTGCAAATTATATGCCTCGGAAATTTGTATGGAAGTTACCGACCAGGCTGTCCAAATTCACGGGGGATATGGATATATGAAAGATTATCATGTAGAACGGTATATGCGGGATGCCAAACTACTTGAAATAGGGGAAGGAACTTCTGAAATACAACGCATCGTTATTGCAAGGGAGATTGGCTGTTAG